One genomic segment of Panulirus ornatus isolate Po-2019 chromosome 3, ASM3632096v1, whole genome shotgun sequence includes these proteins:
- the LOC139763810 gene encoding uncharacterized protein isoform X1, translating into MDPLQRQSSDFLLSKNQGFLSKVKDEEVPKMLFLSVNPNKVEEKFEAFLSNTTYTDGGAVGVGRMIATGDFGSERSSESATRVLEKFQDGGSDSITRLLEKFQRALEEKSISPVRRELQLRLLKLSSVDFTKNENLSTLESNFSDENDQLSNEEEDVLEFTEIFEMFNHSAPEKIKSSFGSITFSKKIPVGRGSGFQKKTFFVYGENKIIMEICNALSPMEVFEMYEVLRESKAVERDDKIKDLLSQPIDRESLEKVAGLKDVAFYYLILNLMRKQLLNRLYTHRLSFIFHQMKQMKEGSGVSHAHIDCILANLNRYPVVSRPPGLCLIFIMTEDRKGAQKDLMRVRELFEKVFMYDVFVKSDPKIEDIKTITSKLKAARNKFYDSLVVWFMGHGNKTYLDVANGRIHRRVDFIEPFTNIEWFFKKPKLFFIQACAIKRDRKRFSSNSSAPDLKALSTHTDSVGWKAPAGTQWQDKYAEYTDVSTVNNFADTLISYATMWYQYASRNEEGSLYVDTLVDQLREWGSKESIENVLRRVHYNVNTVSLLYNEQGQDVLWKQAPYFESSLQKEFIFPQPKKT; encoded by the exons ATGGATCCGCTACAACGGCAGTCCAGTGATTTCCTCCTTTCTAAAA ATCAAGGGTTCCTCTCGAAGGTTAAGGATGAAGAGGTGCCAAAGATGCTCTTTCTCTCCGTCAACCCAAACAAG GTTGAGGAGAAGTTTGAAGCATTTCTATCCAACACCACCTACACTGACGGAGGGGCGGTTGGCGTCGGCCGTATGATCGCTACTGGTGACTTTGGTTCCGAGAGGAGTTCCGAGTCGGCCACCAGAGTGCTTGAAAAATTTCAGGATGGAGGATCGGATTCTATTACCAGGTTACTCGAAAAATTTCAG AGAGCTCTGGAGGAGAAATCCATCTCACCCGTTCGCCGCGAACTACAACTTCGTCTACTAAAACTCTCCAGCGTAGACTTCACCAAGAATGAGAACCTGAGCACCTTAGAGAGCAACTTTTCCGATGAGAACGATCAACTTAGTAATGAAGAGGAAGACGTGCTGGAGTTCACGGAGATATTTGAGATGTTCAACCATTCGGCACCGGAGAAGATCAAGAGCAGCTTCGGCAGCATAACGTTTTCGAAGAAGATCCCCGTCGGGAGAGGAAGCGGCTTCCAGAAGAAGACCTTCTTCGTTTACGGCGAGAACAAGATCATCATGGAGATATGCAACGCCCTCTCACCAATGGAGGTCTTCGAGATGTACGAAGTCCTGAGGGAGTCGAAGGCGGTGGAACGGGACGATAAGATCAAAGACCTCCTGTCGCAACCCATTGATCGAGAATCCTTGGAGAAGGTGGCGGGCCTGAAGGACGTAGCCTTCTACTACCTCATTCTAAATTTAATGAGGAAGCAGTTGCTGAACAGGCTTTACACGCACAGACTCAGTTTTATCTTCCACCAAATGAAGCAGATGAAGGAGGGATCAGGGGTTTCGCACGCCCACATAGACTGCATTCTCGCGAACCTCAATCGTTACCCAGTTGTCTCGCGTCCACCTGGCCTCTGCCTCATATTCATCATGACCGAGGATCGTAAGGGAGCGCAGAAAGATCTAATGAGGGTCAGGGAACTGTTCGAGAAGGTCTTCATGTATGATGTGTTTGTGAAATCCGACCCGAAAATCGAAGATATCAAGACGATCACAAGCAAACTGAAGGCAGCAAGGAATAAGTTCTATGACAG ccTTGTGGTCTGGTTTATGGGTCATGGCAACAAGACGTACCTGGACGTGGCTAATGGCCGAATCCATAGACGGGTGGACTTCATCGAGCCCTTCACCAACATCGAGTGGTTCTTCAAGAAGCCCAAACTCTTCTTCATCCAAGCCTGCGCCATCAAAAGAGATCGGAAGAGATTTTCTTCTAATT CATCTGCGCCAGATCTGAAGGCCCTGTCGACCCACACGGACTCTGTGGGATGGAAGGCACCAGCAGGCACCCAGTGGCAGGACAAGTACGCTGAGTACACCGACGTCTCCACTGTCAATAACTTCGCCGACACCCTCATCTCCTACGCCACCATGTGGTACCAGTACGCCTCTAGGAATGAGGAAG GGTCACTGTACGTAGACACGCTGGTGGACCAACTCCGTGAGTGGGGCAGCAAGGAGAGCATTGAAAACGTGTTGCGACGCGTCCACTACAACGTGAACACTGTGTCCCTCCTGTACAACGAGCAAGGACAAGACGTGCTGTGGAAGCAGGCTCCCTACTTCGAGTCGTCGTTGCAGAAGGAGTTCATCTTCCCCCAGCCGAAGAAAACGTAG
- the LOC139763810 gene encoding uncharacterized protein isoform X2, translating to MLFLSVNPNKVEEKFEAFLSNTTYTDGGAVGVGRMIATGDFGSERSSESATRVLEKFQDGGSDSITRLLEKFQRALEEKSISPVRRELQLRLLKLSSVDFTKNENLSTLESNFSDENDQLSNEEEDVLEFTEIFEMFNHSAPEKIKSSFGSITFSKKIPVGRGSGFQKKTFFVYGENKIIMEICNALSPMEVFEMYEVLRESKAVERDDKIKDLLSQPIDRESLEKVAGLKDVAFYYLILNLMRKQLLNRLYTHRLSFIFHQMKQMKEGSGVSHAHIDCILANLNRYPVVSRPPGLCLIFIMTEDRKGAQKDLMRVRELFEKVFMYDVFVKSDPKIEDIKTITSKLKAARNKFYDSLVVWFMGHGNKTYLDVANGRIHRRVDFIEPFTNIEWFFKKPKLFFIQACAIKRDRKRFSSNSSAPDLKALSTHTDSVGWKAPAGTQWQDKYAEYTDVSTVNNFADTLISYATMWYQYASRNEEGSLYVDTLVDQLREWGSKESIENVLRRVHYNVNTVSLLYNEQGQDVLWKQAPYFESSLQKEFIFPQPKKT from the exons ATGCTCTTTCTCTCCGTCAACCCAAACAAG GTTGAGGAGAAGTTTGAAGCATTTCTATCCAACACCACCTACACTGACGGAGGGGCGGTTGGCGTCGGCCGTATGATCGCTACTGGTGACTTTGGTTCCGAGAGGAGTTCCGAGTCGGCCACCAGAGTGCTTGAAAAATTTCAGGATGGAGGATCGGATTCTATTACCAGGTTACTCGAAAAATTTCAG AGAGCTCTGGAGGAGAAATCCATCTCACCCGTTCGCCGCGAACTACAACTTCGTCTACTAAAACTCTCCAGCGTAGACTTCACCAAGAATGAGAACCTGAGCACCTTAGAGAGCAACTTTTCCGATGAGAACGATCAACTTAGTAATGAAGAGGAAGACGTGCTGGAGTTCACGGAGATATTTGAGATGTTCAACCATTCGGCACCGGAGAAGATCAAGAGCAGCTTCGGCAGCATAACGTTTTCGAAGAAGATCCCCGTCGGGAGAGGAAGCGGCTTCCAGAAGAAGACCTTCTTCGTTTACGGCGAGAACAAGATCATCATGGAGATATGCAACGCCCTCTCACCAATGGAGGTCTTCGAGATGTACGAAGTCCTGAGGGAGTCGAAGGCGGTGGAACGGGACGATAAGATCAAAGACCTCCTGTCGCAACCCATTGATCGAGAATCCTTGGAGAAGGTGGCGGGCCTGAAGGACGTAGCCTTCTACTACCTCATTCTAAATTTAATGAGGAAGCAGTTGCTGAACAGGCTTTACACGCACAGACTCAGTTTTATCTTCCACCAAATGAAGCAGATGAAGGAGGGATCAGGGGTTTCGCACGCCCACATAGACTGCATTCTCGCGAACCTCAATCGTTACCCAGTTGTCTCGCGTCCACCTGGCCTCTGCCTCATATTCATCATGACCGAGGATCGTAAGGGAGCGCAGAAAGATCTAATGAGGGTCAGGGAACTGTTCGAGAAGGTCTTCATGTATGATGTGTTTGTGAAATCCGACCCGAAAATCGAAGATATCAAGACGATCACAAGCAAACTGAAGGCAGCAAGGAATAAGTTCTATGACAG ccTTGTGGTCTGGTTTATGGGTCATGGCAACAAGACGTACCTGGACGTGGCTAATGGCCGAATCCATAGACGGGTGGACTTCATCGAGCCCTTCACCAACATCGAGTGGTTCTTCAAGAAGCCCAAACTCTTCTTCATCCAAGCCTGCGCCATCAAAAGAGATCGGAAGAGATTTTCTTCTAATT CATCTGCGCCAGATCTGAAGGCCCTGTCGACCCACACGGACTCTGTGGGATGGAAGGCACCAGCAGGCACCCAGTGGCAGGACAAGTACGCTGAGTACACCGACGTCTCCACTGTCAATAACTTCGCCGACACCCTCATCTCCTACGCCACCATGTGGTACCAGTACGCCTCTAGGAATGAGGAAG GGTCACTGTACGTAGACACGCTGGTGGACCAACTCCGTGAGTGGGGCAGCAAGGAGAGCATTGAAAACGTGTTGCGACGCGTCCACTACAACGTGAACACTGTGTCCCTCCTGTACAACGAGCAAGGACAAGACGTGCTGTGGAAGCAGGCTCCCTACTTCGAGTCGTCGTTGCAGAAGGAGTTCATCTTCCCCCAGCCGAAGAAAACGTAG